Proteins co-encoded in one Microcebus murinus isolate Inina chromosome 5, M.murinus_Inina_mat1.0, whole genome shotgun sequence genomic window:
- the SMPDL3A gene encoding cyclic GMP-AMP phosphodiesterase SMPDL3A — MALLGALVCCLLAAWHGRPGLGLPLAPAGGRGPAAAVGQFWHVTDLHLDPTYHITDDHTKVCSSSKGANASNPGPFGDVLCDSPYQLILSVFDFIKNSGQEASFMIWTGDSPPHVPVAELSTETVINVITNMTTTIQSFFPNLQVLPALGNHDYWPQDQLPIVSSKVYNAVANLWKPWLDEEAVRTLRGGGFYSQKVRTNPNLRIISLNTNLYYGPNIVTLNKTDPANQFEWLESTLNSSRQNKEQVYIIAHVPVGYLPSSKSTTAMREYYNEKLINIFRKFSDVIAGQFYGHTHRDSIMVLSDTKGSPITSLFVAPAVTPVKNILEKQTNNPGVRLFQYDPRDYKLLDMLQYYLNLTEANLKGESNWKLEYILTQTYGIKDLQPESLYGLAKQFTILDSKQFMKYYNYYFVSYDSSVICGKICKAFQICAVMNLDHISYENCLRQYYIKHCH, encoded by the exons ATGGCGCTGCTGGGCGCTCTCGTCTGCTGTCTGCTGGCCGCCTGGCACGGCCGCCCCGGCCTCGGCCTGCCCCTGGCGCCCGCTGGCGGCCGGGGTCCCGCTGCGGCGGTGG GACAATTTTGGCATGTGACGGACTTACACTTAGACCCTACTTACCACATCACAGATGACCACACAAAAGTGTGTTCTTCATCCAAAGGTGCAAATGCCTCCAATCCTGGTCCCTTTGGAGATGTTCTGTGTGATTCTCCATATCAACTTATTTTGTCggtatttgattttattaaaaattcaggaCAAGAAGCATCTTTCATGATATGGACAGG GGATAGCCCACCTCATGTTCCCGTAGCTGAACTCTCAACAGAAACTGTTATAAATGTGATCACTAATATGACAACCACCATTCAGAGTTTCTTTCCAAATCTGCAGGTTTTACCTGCACTGGGTAATCATGACTATTGGCCACAG GATCAGCTGCCTATAGTCTCCAGTAAAGTGTACAATGCAGTAGCAAATCTCTGGAAACCATGGCTAGATGAAGAAGCTGTTCGTACTTTAAGGGGAG GTGGCTTTTATTCCCAGAAAGTTAGAACTAATCCAAACCTTAGGATTATCAGTCTAAACACAAACTTGTACTATGGCCCAAATATCGTGACCCTGAACAAGACTGACCCAGCAAATCAGTTTGAATGGCTGGAAAGTACACTGAACAGCTCTCGGCAAAATAAAGAACAG GTGTACATCATAGCACATGTTCCAGTGGGATATTTGCCTTCGTCAAAGAGCACCACAGCAATGAGAGAATACTATAATgagaaattgataaatatttttagaaaattcagcGATGTTATTGCAGGACAATTTTATGGGCACACTCACCGAGATAGCATTATGGTTCTTTCAGACACAAAAG gaagtCCAATAACTTCTTTGTTTGTGGCTCCTGCTGTCACACCAgtgaagaatattttagaaaaacagaCCAACAACCCTGGTGTCAGACTATTTCAGTATGATCCTCGTGACTATAAATTATTG GATATGTTGCAGTATTACTTGAACCTGACCGAGGCAAATCTAAAGGGAGAGTCCAACTGGAAGCTGGAGTATATCCTGACCCAGACCTATGGCATCAAAGACTTGCAGCCAGAAAGTTTATATGGATTAGCTAAACAATTTACAATTCTAGACAGTAAGCAGTTTATGAAATACTACAATTACTACTTTGTGAGTTATGACAGCAGTGTAATTTGTGGTAAGATATGTAAGGCCTTTCAAATTTGTGCAGTTATGAATCTTGATCATATTTCCTATGAAAATTGTCTCAGACAATATTATATAAAGCACTGTCATTAG